Proteins encoded by one window of Salirhabdus salicampi:
- a CDS encoding helix-turn-helix domain-containing protein: MELGEKLKQARIEHELSLDDIQQRTKIQKRYLEAIEKGDFSILPGSFYTRAFIREYADTVGLDPNELLNEYEAELPSTEEENLEQLSRLQKHRRQASTGKSSALFHILPRIIVALLIIGTIVFAYVFYQGTIDPANDSDQEDDSNQPIEYQRNEEEQQQDQPNENDEESAAQEDGNDKEQLSEEIPEEEPEQPKQTLSLISTDDGGPSSVYELTNAEQFVLTFETENESWLTVRNEKNKKFFDDMMNEDKSPTEVDVTGEKEVVLIIGRSVDLNIKINGEPFEYPFDPTESKNYYQQVKILFKEESE, encoded by the coding sequence ATGGAACTGGGCGAAAAACTGAAACAGGCTAGAATCGAACACGAATTGTCACTAGATGACATACAACAAAGAACAAAAATACAGAAACGCTATTTAGAAGCAATAGAAAAAGGTGACTTTTCGATATTGCCTGGCAGCTTTTATACGAGAGCATTTATTCGGGAATACGCCGATACAGTTGGACTTGACCCGAATGAATTATTAAATGAATATGAAGCAGAGCTTCCCTCCACTGAGGAAGAAAACCTTGAACAATTGTCACGATTGCAGAAACATCGAAGACAGGCAAGTACTGGGAAAAGTTCGGCCTTATTTCACATTTTACCACGTATTATCGTAGCACTTTTAATCATAGGCACAATCGTGTTTGCTTACGTATTTTATCAAGGTACTATTGATCCGGCTAATGATTCAGATCAGGAAGATGATTCAAATCAGCCAATTGAATATCAACGAAACGAAGAAGAACAACAGCAGGATCAACCAAATGAAAACGACGAAGAGTCAGCTGCACAAGAGGATGGAAATGATAAAGAACAACTTTCTGAGGAAATACCAGAAGAAGAACCAGAACAGCCTAAGCAAACCTTATCGTTAATCAGTACAGATGATGGGGGACCATCCTCTGTATATGAATTAACAAACGCTGAACAATTCGTATTAACATTTGAAACAGAAAATGAGAGTTGGTTAACGGTTCGGAATGAAAAGAATAAAAAGTTTTTCGACGATATGATGAACGAAGATAAATCACCAACGGAAGTAGATGTAACAGGTGAAAAAGAAGTTGTACTGATTATCGGCCGTTCCGTAGATTTAAATATTAAAATTAACGGTGAACCATTTGAGTATCCGTTTGACCCTACGGAATCAAAGAACTATTACCAACAAGTGAAAATTTTGTTTAAAGAAGAAAGTGAATAA
- a CDS encoding DUF3388 domain-containing protein translates to MGERIEWYLEYEIQHNRPGLLGDISSLLGMLSINIVTINGVEDSRRGMLLLCDNGEQVNRLKSILDTMDTITVTKLRRPKLRDRLAVRHGRYIHSDVDDKKTFRFVRDELGLLVDFMAELFMKKGHKLIGIRGMPRVGKTESIVAASVCANKRWLFVSSTLLKQTIRSQLIKDEYNSDNLFIIDGIVSTKRANEKHWQLVREIMRIPSVKVVEHPDIFVQQTEYNLEDFDYIIELRNSDDEEIVYQMEDQSDFSRDNGFSMFDF, encoded by the coding sequence ATGGGAGAGCGGATAGAGTGGTACTTAGAGTATGAAATCCAACATAACCGCCCCGGATTACTTGGAGATATTTCTTCGTTGTTAGGGATGTTATCAATTAACATTGTAACAATAAATGGGGTTGAGGATTCAAGGCGGGGAATGCTACTTTTATGTGACAATGGAGAACAAGTAAACCGATTAAAATCAATCCTTGATACAATGGATACGATTACGGTTACAAAATTACGTCGCCCGAAGTTGCGTGACAGACTTGCTGTTCGGCATGGAAGATACATTCACAGTGATGTAGACGATAAAAAAACGTTTCGTTTTGTTCGGGATGAATTAGGCCTACTCGTTGATTTTATGGCGGAACTATTTATGAAAAAAGGTCATAAGTTAATCGGGATACGTGGAATGCCCCGTGTCGGAAAAACAGAATCCATTGTAGCTGCAAGTGTTTGTGCCAATAAAAGGTGGTTATTTGTGTCTAGTACTTTATTGAAACAAACGATTCGAAGTCAACTGATTAAGGATGAATACAATTCTGATAACCTGTTTATTATAGATGGGATTGTCTCGACGAAAAGAGCTAATGAGAAGCATTGGCAACTTGTCAGAGAAATCATGCGAATACCATCGGTTAAAGTTGTTGAGCATCCAGATATTTTCGTTCAACAAACCGAGTATAATTTGGAAGATTTTGACTACATAATTGAGTTAAGAAATAGTGATGATGAGGAAATTGTTTATCAAATGGAAGATCAGTCTGATTTTTCCCGTGACAACGGTTTTTCAATGTTTGATTTTTAG